One window from the genome of Salvia splendens isolate huo1 chromosome 9, SspV2, whole genome shotgun sequence encodes:
- the LOC121749381 gene encoding protein SCAR-like: protein MEPNADSFWFQPRRRRPLLNPVALILTIPIIALLILFFVIPPFISHTNQILRPNSVKKSWDSLNILLVLFAVLCGIFARRNDDDRRIAPAASVSDHRPSQSVPAWIDFPDRREYNSIGNANFGGGRLRRSSSSYPDLRQESVWEIEGANRNRFMDDFEFNFYSSPPPPRVENYELRQKRHEVEAEAVREIHVDKFEVAAPPEHVTPPPPPPPTLKRRRSLHSVPRVKIVDTRKYEVEDRSQQGRPEAEYPPEPEVSVQISRKKSGTKELATAIASLYRGQRKRKKRTKSRYIHEIAAENSSPQSAPPPPPPPPPPPPPPSKVLQNLFKKSGKSKRVHSIATPPPPPPPPPNSIFNNIFKSRRYTHPSAAPAPPPPPPPPPASILNTLFKSGSFSRRHKNVKATLPPAPPPPRPSSRKPPKPRISAAEHQYESATMAPASPLIPVAPPPPPPFRMAEMRFVVRGDFARIRSTHSSECSSPERDDVSVKSEGGDSPVVGWPSPDVNAKADSFIARLRDEWRLEKINSVRNS, encoded by the coding sequence ATGGAACCCAACGCCGACTCCTTCTGGTTTCagccccgccgccgccgccccctcCTTAATCCGGTGGCTCTCATCTTAACCATTCCAATTATAGCCCTACTCATTCTCTTTTTTGTGATACCTCCATTCATCTCACACACCAATCAAATCCTGAGGCCTAATTCGGTTAAAAAGAGCTGGGATTCGCTCAACATCTTGCTTGTTCTGTTCGCCGTCCTCTGCGGAATCTTCGCCCGACGCAACGATGACGATCGCCGAATTGCGCCAGCGGCTAGTGTTTCCGATCATAGGCCTAGCCAGTCTGTTCCGGCGTGGATCGATTTTCCAGATCGGAGAGAGTACAACAGTATCGGTAATGCCAACTTCGGCGGCGGTAGGTTGCGGCGGAGCAGCAGCTCTTATCCTGATCTGCGGCAGGAGTCGGTTTGGGAGATTGAAGGTGCTAACAGGAACAGGTTCATGGatgattttgaatttaatttctaCAGCTCTCCTCCACCTCCTCGTGTAGAAAACTATGAGCTCCGGCAGAAGAGACACGAGGTTGAGGCTGAGGCGGTTAGGGAAATTCACGTGGATAAATTTGAGGTTGCAGCACCTCCTGAACACGTGactcctccgcctccgcccccGCCCACTTTGAAGCGGAGGAGATCTCTCCATAGTGTGCCACGTGTGAAAATCGTCGACACGCGCAAATATGAAGTGGAAGATAGGAGCCAGCAGGGACGGCCGGAAGCTGAGTATCCTCCGGAACCGGAAGTAAGCGTGCAGATCAGCCGGAAAAAGAGCGGTACGAAGGAATTGGCGACGGCGATAGCTTCGTTGTACAGAGGTCagaggaagagaaagaagagaaccAAAAGTAGATATATACACGAGATTGCCGCTGAGAATTCCTCTCCACAATCTgctcctccacctccacctccacctccacctccgccGCCACCTCCATCAAAAGTGTTGCAAAATCTGTTCAAAAAGAGCGGAAAAAGCAAGCGAGTGCATTCAATTGCGAcgcctccaccgcctccgccgcctccgccgaACTCGATTTTCAACAATATATTCAAAAGCAGGCGGTACACACACCCATCCGCCGCTCCAGCACCGCCCCCTCCGCCCCCGCCGCCGCCTGCGTCAATTCTCAACACATTATTCAAAAGCGGAAGCTTCAGCCGGCGCCACAAAAATGTAAAAGCCACCCTGCCGCCGGCACCTCCACCGCCGCGGCCCAGCAGTAGAAAGCCTCCGAAGCCCAGGATATCAGCAGCGGAACATCAGTACGAGAGCGCGACGATGGCTCCAGCATCGCCGCTGATCCCAgtggcgccgccgccgccgccgccgttcaGAATGGCGGAAATGAGATTCGTGGTGCGAGGCGACTTCGCGAGAATCCGAAGCACACATAGCTCCGAGTGCAGCTCGCCGGAGCGAGATGACGTGTCAGTTAAATCGGAGGGTGGAGATTCTCCGGTGGTGGGATGGCCCAGCCCGGATGTGAATGCCAAGGCGGATTCCTTCATTGCTCGGCTACGAGATGAGTGGAGGCTCGAGAAGATTAATTCAGTCCGCAACTCCTGA